The genomic region TCTAACTTTCTGTCCCCCGACTTGTTTAACACGCTGCCCCTTCTACTGTCCACCTGTCTCACCCTCTTTCTTGCCCACCCTCCACCTGTCTCACCCTCCACCTGTCTCACCCTCTTTCTCGCCCACCCTCCACCTGTCTCACCCTCTTTCTTGCCCACCCTCCACCTGTCTCACCCTCTTTCTCGCccaccctccacctctctcaccctctttctcGCCCACCCTCCACCTGTCTCACCCTCTTTCTTGCCCACCCTCCACCTGTCTCAccttctgtccctccctctcctctcccctctaccGTTGCTGTTGCCCTACAGTCAATCCCTTTCTAGTTTGCACCCATTACAATTGGGTCCTCCCGTGCACTCTTACTCACTggccctcctcctcttcctcctcctttttcATTCTCATGCCAACGCTCCCTGGATCCACTTCCTCTTCCTTTTACTCCATCTCAGGCCAGAGGTCTGTGGCCAACTGACTGACAACCAGTTGTCTTTCTGATTTGTGGATTGAGTCGCTCTGGGCTAAGCTCCTGGTGTGGTGTGGGCCACAGGCCTATAAAGTTAGAGCAGGGCTTGGGTTTCTGAAAACAGACTCCCCCCGCCTTCAATGAACAACCACCCTGGCAAAGCACTATCAATTATTTAACACACTCTGCACCTCAGCACTCACCGagacaggagtgtgtgtgagagacaaagagtgggagagaaagctGTGTGTTGCCTGCATGAGTGTCTTTCAGCAGCAGTAAAGAGATGCAGGAGCGGGCTATCTCCCCTGTCCTCATGACATAATCCATACCCCTCTGGCCTGGAGGTAATCACTTTCTCCTCGTCTCACTCAGTCATTCGGTTATTGCAGATCACTCCGAGTGCTAACCAGGAACAATGAAGCTGAGCTCCAGTTACATCCCTCAAGTTGGAGTAACACTAGTCTACAGGCCCCAAGGCCAAAGCCCACGCAGCTGACAAAGAGCCCTCTACATTCTAGGAACAGATTTCATCTAGATTACAATCTAGATTCTAAAAGACAGTATTGTAATATAGAGAGAATCTGGAATCGGTTACCGGTTCCATGACAATGcagttgtttgtgtgttggtcaCTGGGAGAGAGGGACATGTGACCAAATTATCATGCTACACAGAGATGCTGTTTCTTTGAACAGTGATCCTGTATGTCGGGTATGACAGAGAGGAagtcagagaaaaaaataatctattaTAATGCAGGTCTTATTGTCAGTAACCCCGTTCACACAAATTGTGTGCTTAagcatgaaaaacaaaaagagcATTGTGCTGCGTAGTGGGCTTCAATAGCACCCTTGAGTTCCTAAGCACTGTGGAATACTACAATGACGCTCCAACGTTATTACAGTACAACCGCTGTGCAGGTTTGTGAGAAACAGAACAATCCGTCTCTGCTTATTGGTGAGAGTTTCATGTCAGAGATCCGTCTGTGCCGTCCCACAACAACTTTGTTCATCCTGTCTTGGCGATGTGACAAGGCTGAAGACTACAGCCTACTTGTAATTACAGAGCGTTCCCTTCCGACTGTCAATCAACCCCCATCGCCAATGTATATACGGTACATCTGAAAGCTCAGTTACCACATGATGTATCAAGTGATGGCTACCAAAGTATAAGCTTATAGCAGTACTAGTGGTATTAGTAGTCCCGTGTAGGGCAGGGTTGTACtgtagtagtactagtagttGTAGTACctacatttaaagtgactgaatgatgagagtggagagagaaggaatggTAGCCCTATCTGATGTATATATATGCTTGTGtagtgtttgtttttcactgtTTACAgacagtgccggctctagccttttgggggccctaagcaacattttatttggggccccctctcctctATCGGTCAGaggctccctagcagtcggaGGACCCCTACTGatcaggggccctaagcaactgcTTATGTTGCTAAAGCCTGGAGCTGGTTCTGGGGATAGACTACTGCCCATATCTCACCTTGTCGAATGGACACATATTTCCCGTTGGCGGCGATCAGTACCACCTGAGGGTGACTCTCCTCCAGGTCAAACAGCTCATCCTTCCCTGGCTTGCTGCACCTGCCAGATCTCAGTGTCCCTGTGGGACCCATGGGACTCAGATATTTCCCCTCACAGTCCTTAAACGCCAGCTTCCCACACTTCAGCTCCAACGTGTAGCCAGTTCCCCGCCCACTCTCGGCTGACAGCTTCCCATCGTTGCCTAGGTAACGGCTGTCGCAGGTCTTCAGGCGGTACTTCCCGTCCAGGTAGACGAGTGTCAGGAGTGCCGCCACGCCCCATGGGATGTTCCGGTCCACGGCGATTTCGCCGTCATCTGGCGACAGGTGGGCGTAGCGTTTGCGGGCCACGCTGAGCAGGTTGGCCTGTGGGTGGAGTGCCAGGTGTACCGCCCACAGCTCCGCCTCTGTGATCACCTGGGCGAAGCAGGAAAGGTAGTCCCGGGAACCTCCGAAAAATCTCAGGTAGGGTTCCGACTGCAAAGCCCAACGGCCATCGGATTGAGCAGCGATCAAGAACCGGCAGTCTGTGTTCCGGTCCTCTGTCTCGCAGGTGACCTTGCCGTCTTTGTCGGTGGCCAGGTAGCGACCCAGGTGGCTTCGCAAGTAGACCACCTGAGATTCTTGAGAGTCTTGCTCTAACGTCCACACCTGCTTCCTCTTCAGACTGGGGGCGGACGCATTCACCTGGTGGAACATAGGATCATTGTCAAACTGGGAAATTTGCAACTCTCTCACACGCCTTCCATCTTCCCCACTGTTCTCTTCTGTTTTAGAAGTACTTCTTTAGCATCCACTCTACTTTAGCAATAAAATGGAGGTGGCTGAAGCCGGACCAGACTGGCAGCGGTCCAGATGAGAACACAACTTGTAACAAATACCAGGCTGTGACATGAAGCCCTTTACCTTAAAGCCAAAGGCCTCTGCAGTGAGGTAGCGATGCTCATGGTTGATCAGACCAAACTGCAGTTTGAGCGGACGGTTGCTACCATTAGTAGGCATCCTGACCTGACATGAGAAGACATTTATGAGGAAAATAAGCATTGCGGAGACTACAAATTCCTATTTCCCTGTCGTCTTGATTTGCTTTTACACAGGCTAATCTACTTACTGTGATAATGTGGATCCCTTTTTGCAGTTTCTGCGATGCCTGTGCTCCTAATTCCaagattaaaatgtttcctttcAAATGATTCCTTTTTTCCCCTGTATCTCCTCCcgcctctgtctcctcttctccttcgtCTCTCtctgggggggtggtgggggactGGTGGTGCTTTTTCGCCTTACTCTCTTTTCTCTTGTTCAGTTGTTCAGGACTCCTTGGTTGTTTCCTTCGGATTCTTAATCAGGATTATAGTTGTTAGCAGGACTCGACAATTGCAATCCGATGAGTGACGTCACCCTCTACCCCTTTCCTTTCACTCCTGTCCCAATTTTAGACCACCTTGCCCCCCGTCCCTCGGtgtgtaccccccccccactctcacTCGTGTCTCACGGGACTCTGTGCTTTACTCGGTCtccccagtctctctccctctttctctcttcctctcagccTCTCACCAGCCTATCCCTCTttatctgtctgcctctcagcGGTCTTTCGCCTTAACTTCTCCtcggtatctctctctctgtcagtccttTTCTTAATCCcagttccctctgtctctcccaggtCCTTCCTTTGAGATTAGTAAACGATTGATCCACTGATCTCCTGACCAGTCTCCAACCCTGGCCTTAGTgaccagtcagtcacccagtcagtcagtgccTGTAggaacagtcagtcagtgtgatgGTCCTTACCTTCTCATTCACCTCTTCATTGCTGCTCTGTTTCTTCTGTTTCTTTGGTTCCTTTATTCACATTACAGTTTCCTTCTTGACCAGGAGCAGGTTTGATTGGTGCATCCTTTAAGTAGGCACATTGTTGGATTAAAAAAAGATTCCACCTTGAGATCACAGTAAGGCCCTAGGACAGCACAACACCCTCTTCAGTCCCCAACTCCTAATCACCCAAATTAACCCTTCATCTTTACACTGAGGTGATAGAAGTCACACTTTTCTTTTACTCTTAAGCCTATCtcgcttttctctctctctctgacctggTCGAATGTGTATAGTGTGTAATCCTGCCTTTCTCTAGCTTTACGATCTTCTCCTAGCCTCGACGAGAGAGGCGGAGTGACAAAGCCAAGGTAACCAGAAACAATAAACAcctgcgtgcacacacacacacacacacacacagacagtgagtGTCGGATAACCAGAAACCCCCCCCCTGTGCCTCTGGGGCAGTGGCACTAGTGTGACTCCCCTTACCTGCCTGTGTGGAATATGGTTACACACCTTCTTTGATTCCAAGCTCTGTGGGTCAGCTTCGATGGAAAAACTGTgcgagaaggaaagagagaagaaccAAGACAAAGAGCGGAAGGGAGAGAAGGGATTAAtctgaattaaaatgtgaatttcaGAGTGGGAGGATGATGAAGAGTTGACTGAGAAATAGATAAAGGAGACGAGACAAGAGAGGAAACgaatcacattttctcctcTGGTGCACCAacaaagaggtgtgtgtgtgtaagtatgtacattcatgttttactatcctggTGAGAAATAAAAAGCTATTTTGCCAGTCACCATGACGAAATAGTCTacttacaatatatatatatatatatataaggttTAGGCTTGGGGTGAAAGTTAAAATTGGGACAGGAATCAGGGTTAAAGTTATACattttgggttaggtttagagaaTATAAGGTTGAATAGAAAAAcgtgtttattttctccaataTTTGCACCTTTCCTGTagcgattgtgtgtgtgtatataagcGTTATCTGGGGAGTAAACAGACGTGTCCATTCCTGAACCCTTGTAATCCTCCACCCAGTCATCCCAACCTAACTAATCCACCACCATTCACTCCTCCCTccagatacacacatacacttggACAAGAGGACTGTACAATAGTTCATGGTAAACCCCTCCCCCACAACTGTTCTCTTTCCGCGACCCAGACTTGAACTTCTGGCCTTTACCCAAAATGTGCTAAAAGAACACAAGCATTGGTGCAAGGGCGCGTGCAAACACTAGACTCATACACACAATAATGGATCCAAAAACAGAGACCTTATATACCATGCCTTGGACAGATCAGATGAAGGATGATCTCGGATGTGTGATCACTGTCACTCTTAGTACACCAGATAAACCGCTGGTACAGCACAGGCCAGCAGAGGGAGCTCCTGCTACATACACTGATGGCTCCATCAAGGCTATGTTCCTTTCAGACTCACAGAAGTTTgtggtatatatttttttattatttagtatGTTAAAATTGTTGTAAACAATTTGTGGCGATATATGTTTGCTCTAGTATATTTTATACACAAAGGGGGCAAATGCACAACTAATGGTAAATATTGAATAGAAAATTAAACAGAGAGCACAACTTGAGACACTGAGGGATAATTGAATAAAACCTGGATAAAGTATGAGCGGACATCTATTTTATAGCCAAGAGAGAAATACCACAGACTAGATTCTAGCAATCCGTTGCTGCAGACTAAGATGTCTCTGGGATATACAATCTCTTTATTCTGTTTCTAGAGTCGCAAGGTTCTCCTTGTACAAGTCAATTAATCTTCTTGGTAAGGAGATCTggagtggttgtgtgtgtgtgtgtgtgtgtgcaggaggACTATGCAGGGTGAACTCAATACTCCTTATCTAGGAAATAACAGAAATGAATTGGAAATCAGAACCTCACATTAGCATACCTGAGCCCTTATCAAGGCAAATAAGCGTGCACAAGTACTCAGGCAAACACAGACATACTTCAGTAACACTAAATATGATTTAATAAAAAGTATTATTCTATTTACcaaaattgtattattattattattattatggtcATTATATTTCCTCTTCATGCGGACCCTCTTCCACGCCTCATTAGCTCTTCTCTGTGGCCGGGGGGCGATGTCATCGTCTGTTGATGTTCCGTCGCTCTTGCTGCCGTTGGCAAGGCAACGGCTGTCGATGGCCAACCAGATGTTGTTGTGGGATGGCGACTGTGCCAGGTTCACCGTGGCAACTGTGGAATGATGCTTTACAAGCCATTAGAAGCCATAACTGCGCTCCTCTGATGACACTCGAATAGCTATCATTACACCTCtgaggagggaaagaggaacagagggagggaggaggatgcagggaggaagagaggagaaaggagcgGGGGAAGAGGGTGGGAGAGGGAAGAAATAACAGGGAGAGTTAAAGTATGAGAAGACAGGAGGGGAATGGAGTGAGAAGAACAGAAAATGAGAAATGAGAGAAcagggcagacagagacagtttaaaataaaatgttggagAAAACAGCCCCCAGTCTTTTCTAGGCCATTAAAGTGCTATCTGCCATTCCCCAGGTCTGCAGGGTCTCCAACACCCTTACACCTCGCCCCTGCCACCTCCCTCTATCAACCGGACCCATCATTATCATACCTCAAACCTCCCTCGTCTAGGCCCTCTTCCAGGCGTCTcacccatctctcctccctccctcctcctagtcaccctttcctctctcatccttctcaccctatcccacTCC from Esox lucius isolate fEsoLuc1 chromosome 5, fEsoLuc1.pri, whole genome shotgun sequence harbors:
- the fscn2b gene encoding fascin-2b, translating into MRRIRRKQPRSPEQLNKRKESKAKKHHQSPTTPPERDEGEEETEAGGDTGEKRNHLKGNILILELGAQASQKLQKGIHIITVRMPTNGSNRPLKLQFGLINHEHRYLTAEAFGFKVNASAPSLKRKQVWTLEQDSQESQVVYLRSHLGRYLATDKDGKVTCETEDRNTDCRFLIAAQSDGRWALQSEPYLRFFGGSRDYLSCFAQVITEAELWAVHLALHPQANLLSVARKRYAHLSPDDGEIAVDRNIPWGVAALLTLVYLDGKYRLKTCDSRYLGNDGKLSAESGRGTGYTLELKCGKLAFKDCEGKYLSPMGPTGTLRSGRCSKPGKDELFDLEESHPQVVLIAANGKYVSIRQGVSISANQEEETDLETFQMEIDKESRKCLFRTNEGKYWALVAHGGIQTTATERSANSMFVVEWMGRRVALRASNGKYICTKKNGQLAAVSDSVGEDEKLVLKLINRPMLILRGEVGFICHHKNSNTLDANRSVYDIFTLHFSDGAYHIQGVGGRFWYVNSSGLVCSDGETPEDFSFEFLEHGRIAIRGKNGKYLRGQGGMLKGDGVTPENSSLWEY